One segment of Rhodanobacter thiooxydans DNA contains the following:
- the cysQ gene encoding 3'(2'),5'-bisphosphate nucleotidase CysQ — MSTPPGNMPPELARQVGAIARAAGAAILDVYHSDFAVQTKADASPLTAADLAAQQVIMAGLAALEPVLPVLSEEAKALPWSERRHWSRYWLVDPLDGTREFVKRNGEFTVNIALVDDHRSVLGVVLAPVSGELYVAALGQGAWLQTQADGPWQRLRTRPLGQPPRVAGSRSHGGVQGDVLQQLIGSDYQLVPLGSSLKFCLIARGEADVYLRLGLTSEWDTAAAQCVLEEAGGAVLDLAGQPFRYNRGESLLNPEFVAVGDLTIDWATRLPAP; from the coding sequence ATGAGCACGCCGCCCGGAAATATGCCGCCCGAGCTGGCCCGGCAGGTTGGCGCGATTGCCCGCGCCGCCGGTGCGGCCATCCTCGACGTCTACCACAGTGACTTCGCGGTGCAGACCAAGGCGGATGCGTCGCCGCTGACCGCTGCCGACCTGGCCGCCCAGCAGGTGATCATGGCCGGCCTGGCTGCGCTCGAGCCGGTACTGCCGGTGCTGTCGGAAGAAGCCAAGGCCTTGCCGTGGTCCGAGCGCCGGCACTGGTCGCGCTACTGGCTGGTCGATCCGCTGGACGGCACCCGCGAGTTCGTCAAGCGCAATGGCGAATTCACCGTCAACATCGCGCTGGTCGACGACCACCGCAGCGTGCTCGGCGTGGTGCTGGCGCCGGTCAGCGGCGAGCTGTATGTCGCCGCGCTGGGGCAGGGCGCCTGGCTGCAGACGCAGGCCGATGGACCCTGGCAACGCCTTCGCACGCGCCCGCTGGGGCAACCGCCGCGGGTGGCCGGCAGCCGCTCGCACGGCGGCGTGCAGGGCGATGTGCTGCAGCAGCTGATCGGTAGCGACTACCAACTGGTGCCGCTGGGCTCATCATTGAAGTTCTGCCTGATTGCGCGTGGTGAAGCGGACGTCTATCTGCGCCTCGGCCTCACCAGCGAATGGGACACCGCCGCGGCGCAATGCGTGCTGGAGGAGGCCGGTGGCGCGGTGCTCGACCTGGCCGGCCAGCCGTTCCGCTACAACCGCGGCGAGTCGCTGCTGAACCCCGAATTCGTCGCCGTCGGCGACCTCACGATCGACTGGGCCACGCGGTTGCCGGCGCCATGA
- the nudE gene encoding ADP compounds hydrolase NudE has protein sequence MRKLPIVHATRDVSDSHFLHVEQLDLEFSNGVRRTYERLKGSGLGAVIIVPMLDDDTVLLVREYAGGLGRYELGLPKGRLDQDETAEQGAERELKEEVGYGAHKLKILHNLSLSPSYMTHMAHVVLAQDLYPEKLVGDEPEELEVVPWKMSELHTLLGRDDVTEGRSIAALFMAREYLAGRFQRT, from the coding sequence ATGCGCAAACTACCGATCGTCCACGCCACGCGCGATGTCAGCGACAGCCACTTCCTGCACGTCGAGCAGCTCGACCTGGAGTTCTCCAATGGCGTGCGGCGCACTTACGAACGATTGAAAGGCAGTGGCCTGGGCGCGGTGATCATCGTGCCGATGCTGGATGACGACACCGTGCTGCTGGTGCGCGAATACGCTGGCGGGCTCGGCCGCTACGAGCTCGGCCTGCCGAAGGGCCGGCTGGATCAGGATGAAACCGCCGAGCAGGGTGCCGAGCGCGAGTTGAAGGAGGAGGTCGGCTACGGCGCGCACAAGCTGAAGATCCTGCACAACCTGTCACTGTCGCCGTCGTACATGACGCACATGGCGCACGTGGTGCTGGCGCAGGACCTGTATCCCGAGAAGCTGGTCGGCGATGAGCCGGAAGAACTTGAAGTGGTGCCGTGGAAGATGTCCGAACTGCACACCCTGCTCGGTCGCGACGACGTGACCGAGGGGCGTTCGATCGCCGCGCTGTTCATGGCCCGCGAGTATCTCGCCGGGCGCTTCCAGCGCACATGA
- a CDS encoding DUF4097 family beta strand repeat-containing protein, with amino-acid sequence MRRLFTAALLLAPIAAFAASPCKYEAPRNLQLDLAGVRSVQIDVHSYDLHLTGSDHAKELTLHGRACASEQAALDKLQVTQRREGDQLLLDLGDGGGFSVNLFGGNSYTSLDVTVQLPANLPVTVRVGSGDADVGGVQQLQTSVGSGDLHVRQVSGKFGTSVGSGDVDAADVGSLELGSVGSGDFKAEGIKGDARIGSIGSGDVTLRNVGGSVHADTLGSGDLRVSDVGGDLSLGAKGSGDVSHSGVKGKVSVPHDDD; translated from the coding sequence ATGCGCCGTCTTTTCACTGCAGCCCTGCTGCTCGCCCCGATCGCCGCCTTCGCCGCCAGCCCGTGCAAGTACGAGGCACCGCGCAATCTGCAGCTCGACCTTGCCGGCGTGCGCAGCGTACAGATCGACGTGCACAGCTACGACCTGCACCTGACCGGCAGCGACCATGCGAAGGAGCTCACCCTCCACGGTCGCGCCTGCGCTTCCGAGCAGGCGGCGCTGGACAAGCTGCAGGTCACCCAGCGACGCGAAGGCGACCAGCTGCTGCTCGACCTCGGCGATGGCGGCGGCTTCAGTGTCAATCTGTTCGGCGGCAATTCCTACACCAGCCTCGACGTCACCGTGCAACTGCCGGCAAACCTGCCGGTCACCGTGCGCGTGGGCTCCGGCGACGCCGACGTCGGCGGCGTGCAGCAGCTGCAGACCAGCGTGGGCTCGGGCGACCTGCACGTGCGCCAGGTGTCCGGCAAGTTCGGCACCAGTGTCGGTTCGGGCGACGTCGATGCCGCCGACGTCGGCAGCCTGGAACTGGGCTCGGTGGGCTCCGGCGACTTCAAGGCGGAAGGCATCAAGGGCGACGCCCGCATCGGCAGCATCGGATCCGGCGACGTCACGCTGCGCAACGTCGGTGGCAGCGTGCATGCCGACACGCTGGGTTCCGGTGACCTCAGGGTGAGCGACGTCGGCGGCGATCTCAGCCTCGGCGCCAAGGGCAGCGGCGACGTCAGCCACTCCGGCGTGAAGGGCAAGGTCAGCGTGCCGCACGACGACGATTGA
- the mazG gene encoding nucleoside triphosphate pyrophosphohydrolase, with translation MSDPTRHSLDDLLAIMARLRDPERGCPWDVQQDFASIAAYTIEEAYEVADAIDRRDWPDLRDELGDLLLQVVFHSQMAAEQGLFGFVDVAHAISAKMLRRHPHVFGDTRYADLAAQMQAWEAIKTAERADKGEPPDASALAGISSGLPEWKRAQKLQQRAAATGFAWPGPEPVLAKLAEEVDEVRAEFANGADPARLQDEIGDVLFVMVNLARHAGVDFSQALRHANAKFERRFRQMEQLATADGTAFGERTLDEQEQLWQRAKQAERKP, from the coding sequence ATGAGCGACCCGACCCGGCACAGCCTCGACGACCTGCTCGCGATCATGGCGCGCCTGCGCGATCCCGAGCGCGGCTGTCCGTGGGACGTGCAGCAGGATTTCGCCTCGATCGCCGCGTACACCATCGAGGAGGCCTACGAGGTCGCCGACGCGATCGACCGCCGCGACTGGCCCGACCTGCGCGACGAGCTGGGCGACCTGCTGCTGCAGGTGGTGTTCCACTCGCAGATGGCGGCCGAGCAGGGCCTGTTCGGTTTTGTCGACGTTGCCCACGCGATCAGCGCCAAGATGCTGCGGCGCCATCCGCACGTGTTCGGCGACACGCGCTACGCCGACCTGGCCGCGCAGATGCAGGCGTGGGAAGCGATCAAGACGGCCGAACGCGCGGACAAGGGCGAGCCGCCCGACGCCAGCGCACTGGCGGGCATCTCGAGTGGCCTGCCGGAATGGAAGCGCGCGCAGAAGCTGCAGCAGCGCGCGGCGGCCACCGGTTTCGCCTGGCCCGGCCCCGAGCCGGTGCTGGCCAAGCTGGCCGAGGAAGTGGACGAGGTGCGCGCGGAGTTCGCCAACGGTGCTGACCCGGCGCGCCTGCAGGACGAGATCGGCGACGTGCTGTTCGTGATGGTGAACCTGGCGCGCCATGCCGGCGTCGATTTCTCGCAGGCATTGCGGCATGCCAATGCGAAATTCGAACGACGCTTCCGGCAGATGGAGCAGCTGGCCACAGCTGACGGCACGGCATTCGGCGAGCGCACGCTAGATGAGCAGGAACAGCTGTGGCAGCGCGCCAAGCAGGCGGAACGCAAACCCTGA
- a CDS encoding 16S rRNA (uracil(1498)-N(3))-methyltransferase, translating to MRTIRIHVDQPLAVSAALNLPAQAAEHVARVLRMNPGDPLTLFNGDGHDYAAVIVAVGKREVAVRVESEQALRNESPLSLTLAQGVARGEKMDLIVQKATELGVARIVPLLTERSEVKLDAARAEKRLAHWRAVVASACEQSGRARLPEIVPALPLAAWLAGLADDGALRLALLPEGGRSSRDLRFTAAGGLLLVGPEGGLGERDVSALTAAGFAGLRLGPRILRTETAGLAALAALQALHGDG from the coding sequence ATGCGCACGATCCGTATCCACGTCGACCAGCCGCTCGCCGTCTCCGCCGCGCTGAACCTGCCGGCGCAGGCCGCCGAACACGTGGCGCGCGTGCTGCGCATGAATCCCGGCGACCCGCTCACCCTGTTCAACGGCGACGGCCACGACTACGCCGCGGTCATCGTCGCGGTGGGCAAGCGTGAGGTGGCCGTGCGGGTCGAGTCGGAGCAGGCTTTGCGGAACGAGTCGCCACTGTCGCTGACCCTGGCCCAGGGCGTGGCGCGCGGCGAGAAGATGGACCTGATCGTGCAGAAGGCGACCGAGCTGGGCGTGGCGCGCATCGTGCCGCTGCTGACCGAACGCTCCGAAGTGAAGCTGGACGCCGCCCGCGCGGAAAAGCGACTGGCACACTGGCGTGCGGTAGTGGCCAGCGCCTGCGAGCAGAGCGGCCGCGCGCGCCTGCCCGAGATCGTCCCGGCGCTGCCGCTGGCGGCATGGCTGGCCGGCCTGGCCGATGACGGCGCGCTGCGCCTGGCGCTGCTGCCGGAAGGCGGTCGCTCGTCGCGCGACCTGCGCTTCACGGCGGCCGGAGGCCTGCTGCTGGTCGGCCCGGAAGGCGGCCTGGGCGAACGCGACGTCAGCGCGCTCACCGCCGCCGGTTTCGCGGGCCTGCGGCTGGGGCCGCGCATCCTGCGCACCGAAACGGCAGGGCTGGCCGCACTGGCGGCGTTGCAGGCGCTGCACGGCGACGGCTAG
- a CDS encoding SLC13 family permease — protein MIASRTRQRLREEWLLWLFAALAIALAVLDPQPLASYRHWLQLPTLAGLTGLLIAIQGIRDSGLVQHAAVAVVARAHSLRSLGLLLVSATALLSMVLTNDVSLFLIVPLTLAIGAISNLPVLRMVVLEALAVNAGSTLSPIGNPQNLLLWQHSQLPFLHFAAAMLPAAAVMFVLVAAFAWLWLPRDRVALSPERIDGMVASTRLGACSMVALLGMVLMMEYGHAPLGALLLLVLFALLARSSLAQIDWLLLLTFAAIFLGLGHFANLPLVHQALDRLDFGQPLTLYAGGIIASQLISNVPATVLLLERTPDAIALAVAVNVGGFGVAIGSLANLIALRLAKQPHGLRLLHLVSIPFLLVCAPLVYLAWRWLG, from the coding sequence ATGATCGCAAGCCGCACACGACAGCGTCTCAGGGAGGAGTGGCTGCTGTGGCTGTTCGCAGCGCTGGCGATCGCGCTGGCGGTGCTCGATCCGCAACCGCTGGCGAGCTATCGGCACTGGCTGCAGTTGCCGACCCTGGCCGGCCTGACCGGCCTGCTGATCGCGATCCAGGGCATCCGCGACAGCGGCCTGGTGCAGCATGCGGCGGTGGCCGTGGTGGCGCGCGCGCATTCGCTGCGCAGTCTGGGCCTGTTGCTGGTGTCCGCGACAGCTCTGTTGTCGATGGTGCTGACCAACGACGTGAGCCTGTTCCTGATCGTGCCGTTGACCTTGGCGATCGGCGCCATCTCGAACCTGCCGGTGCTGCGCATGGTGGTGCTGGAGGCGCTGGCGGTGAACGCGGGTTCCACCCTGAGCCCGATCGGCAACCCGCAGAACCTGCTGCTATGGCAGCACTCGCAACTGCCGTTCCTGCATTTCGCGGCGGCGATGCTGCCGGCCGCGGCGGTGATGTTCGTGCTGGTGGCGGCATTCGCCTGGCTGTGGCTGCCGCGCGACCGCGTGGCGTTGAGCCCGGAACGGATCGACGGCATGGTGGCTTCGACCCGTCTCGGCGCGTGTTCGATGGTCGCGCTGCTCGGCATGGTGCTGATGATGGAATACGGCCACGCGCCGCTGGGCGCGCTGCTGTTGCTGGTGCTGTTCGCGTTGCTGGCGCGATCGAGCCTGGCGCAGATCGACTGGTTGCTGCTGCTCACGTTCGCCGCGATCTTCCTGGGTCTGGGCCACTTCGCAAACCTGCCCCTGGTGCACCAGGCGCTGGACCGGCTCGACTTCGGCCAACCGCTGACGCTGTATGCCGGCGGCATCATCGCCTCGCAGCTGATCAGCAACGTGCCGGCGACGGTGCTGCTGCTCGAACGCACGCCCGACGCGATCGCGCTGGCGGTGGCGGTGAATGTGGGCGGCTTCGGCGTGGCGATCGGTTCGCTGGCGAACCTGATCGCGCTGCGCCTGGCGAAGCAGCCGCATGGACTGCGGCTGCTGCACCTGGTATCGATTCCGTTCCTGCTGGTGTGTGCGCCATTGGTGTACCTCGCCTGGCGCTGGCTGGGCTGA
- a CDS encoding type II secretion system protein N — protein MKSLRKSLLGLGVLVLAATVLLWFLPARWALPWLAPRLHGLQLQQLQGSVWDGRAGAVVAADGQVLGRLQWQLSRRALLGQPRLQLQFEGPQLAFSGAVRRLPDGRIEVDGMSAHAQLAALDRYASSPLGQPRGELQLTIDHALLQGGWPLQLQAQARWPQALMRTRAGDVALGTLLAQASATGGVVQAQLHDDGHGPLHADGKLQLSPLGWRLDATLRARQTDPALRRWLATLGPPAADGSVHVERRGGLAGSAPAPSTN, from the coding sequence TTGAAGTCACTGCGAAAAAGCCTGCTCGGCCTTGGCGTGCTGGTGCTGGCCGCCACCGTGCTGCTGTGGTTCCTGCCGGCGCGCTGGGCGCTGCCGTGGCTCGCGCCGCGACTGCACGGGTTGCAACTGCAACAGCTGCAGGGCAGCGTGTGGGACGGTCGCGCCGGTGCGGTGGTCGCTGCCGACGGACAGGTGCTGGGGCGACTGCAGTGGCAGCTGTCGCGGCGCGCCCTGCTCGGGCAGCCGCGGCTGCAGCTGCAGTTCGAGGGGCCGCAGCTCGCGTTTTCCGGCGCCGTTCGGCGGTTGCCGGATGGTCGCATCGAGGTGGATGGAATGAGCGCGCACGCGCAGCTGGCCGCACTGGATCGCTACGCGTCGTCGCCGCTGGGCCAGCCGCGCGGCGAACTGCAGCTGACGATCGATCACGCCCTGCTGCAGGGCGGCTGGCCGCTGCAATTGCAGGCGCAGGCGCGATGGCCGCAGGCGCTCATGCGCACGCGCGCCGGCGACGTGGCGCTGGGTACCCTGCTGGCGCAGGCGAGCGCGACGGGCGGGGTGGTCCAGGCGCAACTGCACGATGACGGACACGGCCCGTTGCATGCCGACGGCAAGCTCCAGCTGAGCCCGCTCGGCTGGCGACTGGACGCGACGCTGCGCGCCCGACAGACTGACCCGGCCCTGCGCCGCTGGCTGGCTACGCTGGGCCCGCCGGCGGCTGACGGCAGCGTGCACGTCGAGCGCCGCGGCGGGCTGGCCGGCAGCGCGCCGGCACCCTCCACGAACTGA
- a CDS encoding ABC transporter permease produces MKMLLLALRSLRREWHLPELRTLAASLVLAVVALGVVATLATRIERGMLASAAELIGGDVGVSSPQALPEAFVDKARQDGLQLARTAGFPSVAFAHEQTQLLDVQAVDAAYPLRGKLELRDAAGRTRNGHAPAAGEVYLDHRALVALGLKVGQPLQLGGRELTIAAELLRQPDGGELLALAPRALMSLADAEQAGLLGTGSRARHRLLLAGTPAAVQAWRDWAQTTALPQGAQLITPEQTQERMRTSFDRAGAFLRLTALLSALLAGIAIALSAQRYARRKTTEVALLRALGMSRRRVLGLLLGTLGALAVPATALGVLLALGLAQLAWLLASQLFGNVPTVLPLAPSFAAAAMGTAVLVGFALPPLARLAEVAPVAVFRQSMQRRVRRFDALYLIPALVALGLIWSQSSSLTLAGILAASLLGVALIAALLAGALLWLARRIAPGAHPALRLGLAALARRPALSVIQATALSLGLCALLLLAVVAPALLQGWRQELPADTPNWFALNLQDDQRAGFEQALARAGGDQLNMLPLAVGKLTAINGRPIDQLAFADERAKDWADRQLRLSWSAELPPANEVVAGRWQGPQPAQAEVSIDTMWRDMFALKLGDTLSFDVGEGRIDAKVSSIRKVDWSSFRVNFFLLLDPAHAGKLPHTWLASFHLPRGHAAELAQLSRDYSNLSLVDVDSLLDRVREIVDRVGNAVRWILGFSLLAGALVLAAALAASAAERRHEAALLRTLGARRAQLRVAAACEFALLGLVAGLTAALGAAGAGWWLGQAVFHIEHFVPPLWPLLGGAIGAALVVMLLGLAGTRKVSRTPPMRLLREG; encoded by the coding sequence ATGAAGATGCTGCTGCTCGCCCTGCGCAGCCTGCGCCGCGAATGGCACCTGCCGGAACTGCGCACGCTGGCCGCCTCGCTGGTGCTGGCGGTGGTGGCGCTGGGCGTGGTCGCCACGCTGGCGACGCGGATCGAACGCGGCATGCTGGCCAGCGCCGCCGAACTGATCGGCGGCGACGTCGGCGTGTCGTCGCCGCAGGCGCTGCCGGAAGCGTTCGTCGACAAGGCGCGCCAGGATGGCCTGCAACTCGCCCGTACCGCCGGCTTCCCCAGCGTGGCGTTCGCGCATGAGCAGACCCAGTTGCTCGACGTGCAGGCGGTCGATGCGGCCTATCCGCTGCGCGGCAAGCTGGAACTGCGCGATGCCGCCGGCCGCACGCGCAACGGCCACGCCCCGGCCGCGGGCGAGGTCTATCTCGACCATCGTGCGCTGGTCGCGCTGGGCCTCAAGGTCGGGCAGCCGCTGCAACTGGGCGGACGCGAGCTGACCATCGCCGCCGAACTGCTGCGCCAGCCCGATGGCGGCGAGCTGCTGGCGCTGGCGCCACGCGCGCTGATGAGCCTGGCCGATGCCGAACAGGCCGGACTGCTCGGCACCGGCAGCCGCGCCCGCCATCGCCTGCTGCTGGCCGGTACACCGGCCGCGGTGCAGGCCTGGCGCGACTGGGCGCAGACGACCGCGCTGCCGCAAGGCGCCCAGCTGATCACCCCGGAACAGACCCAGGAACGCATGCGCACCTCGTTCGACCGCGCCGGTGCGTTCCTGCGCCTGACCGCCCTGCTCTCGGCGCTGCTGGCCGGCATCGCGATCGCGTTGTCCGCGCAGCGCTACGCGCGGCGCAAGACCACCGAAGTGGCGTTGCTGCGCGCGCTGGGCATGTCACGTCGACGCGTGCTGGGGCTGCTGCTGGGCACGCTGGGTGCGCTCGCCGTGCCGGCGACGGCACTTGGCGTACTGCTCGCGTTGGGACTGGCGCAGCTGGCTTGGCTGCTGGCCAGCCAGCTGTTCGGCAACGTGCCGACCGTGCTGCCGCTGGCGCCCTCGTTCGCCGCCGCCGCGATGGGCACCGCCGTGCTGGTCGGCTTCGCGCTGCCGCCGCTGGCGCGGCTGGCCGAGGTCGCTCCGGTTGCCGTATTTCGCCAGAGCATGCAGCGACGCGTGCGGCGTTTCGATGCGCTGTACCTGATCCCCGCGCTGGTAGCGCTGGGCCTGATCTGGAGCCAGAGCAGTTCGCTCACCCTGGCCGGCATCCTCGCCGCCAGCCTGCTCGGTGTGGCGCTGATCGCGGCGCTGCTGGCCGGCGCGCTGCTGTGGCTGGCCCGGCGCATCGCGCCCGGTGCGCACCCGGCGTTGCGCCTCGGTCTCGCCGCGCTGGCGCGACGGCCTGCGCTGAGCGTGATCCAGGCCACCGCGCTCAGCCTGGGCCTGTGCGCGCTGTTGTTGCTGGCGGTGGTGGCGCCGGCGCTGCTGCAGGGCTGGCGCCAGGAGCTGCCGGCGGACACGCCGAACTGGTTCGCGTTGAACCTGCAGGACGACCAGCGTGCCGGCTTCGAGCAGGCGCTGGCCAGGGCCGGCGGCGACCAGCTGAACATGCTGCCGCTGGCGGTCGGCAAGCTCACCGCGATCAACGGCCGCCCGATCGACCAGCTCGCCTTCGCCGACGAGCGCGCGAAGGACTGGGCCGACCGCCAGCTGCGGCTGTCCTGGTCCGCCGAGCTGCCGCCCGCGAACGAAGTGGTCGCCGGCCGCTGGCAGGGTCCGCAGCCGGCCCAGGCCGAGGTATCGATCGACACCATGTGGCGCGACATGTTCGCGCTGAAGCTGGGCGACACGCTGAGTTTCGACGTGGGCGAAGGCCGCATCGACGCCAAGGTCAGCAGTATCCGCAAGGTCGACTGGAGCTCGTTCCGGGTCAACTTCTTCCTGCTGCTCGACCCGGCCCACGCCGGCAAACTGCCGCATACCTGGCTGGCCAGCTTCCACCTGCCGCGCGGACATGCCGCCGAACTGGCGCAGCTGTCGCGCGACTACAGCAACCTCAGCCTGGTCGATGTCGACTCGCTGCTCGACCGCGTGCGCGAGATCGTCGACCGGGTCGGCAACGCGGTGCGCTGGATCCTCGGCTTCAGCCTGCTCGCCGGTGCGCTGGTGCTGGCCGCGGCGCTCGCCGCCAGCGCGGCCGAGCGCCGCCACGAAGCCGCGCTGCTGCGCACGCTTGGGGCGCGCCGCGCACAACTGCGCGTGGCCGCCGCCTGCGAATTCGCCCTGCTCGGCCTGGTCGCCGGCCTCACCGCCGCACTCGGTGCCGCCGGCGCGGGCTGGTGGCTGGGCCAGGCGGTGTTCCACATCGAGCACTTCGTGCCGCCGCTGTGGCCGCTGCTCGGCGGTGCCATCGGCGCGGCGCTGGTGGTGATGCTGCTGGGCCTGGCCGGTACGCGCAAGGTCAGCCGCACGCCGCCGATGCGGCTGCTGCGCGAGGGTTGA
- a CDS encoding adenosylmethionine--8-amino-7-oxononanoate transaminase: protein MNNPASGNAALAARDLRHVWHPCTQMHDHESIPMVPIVRGEGAWLIDADGRRYLDGISSWWTNLFGHANPRLAAALAEQAHTLEHVIFAGFTHEPAIKLAEELVRITPPGLDRVFYADNGSAAIEVALKMSFHYWLNQGHGEKTRFIALTGSYHGETLGALSVSDVALYRKTYAPLLLTPFLAPSPDAYEGEPGESAEQTAKRRLGELRTLLERHAHETCAVIVEPLVQCAGGMRMYHPSYLAGLRALCDEFAVHFIADEIAVGFGRTGTLFACEQAGVTPDFMCLSKGLTGGTLPLSAVLTREQIYQAFYAEYNAGKAFLHSHSYTGNPLACRVALETLAIFRDEPVLERNRQLAAHLARRLEPLRAHPHVADVRQTGMIAAVELVADKPSRRPYPAAERRGLRVYLHGLQHGVLLRPLGNVVYFMPPYVVDASDLDLLVDTAIAGIERAVAD, encoded by the coding sequence ATGAACAACCCCGCAAGCGGCAACGCCGCACTCGCCGCGCGCGACCTGCGCCACGTCTGGCATCCCTGCACGCAGATGCACGACCACGAAAGCATACCGATGGTGCCGATCGTGCGCGGCGAGGGCGCCTGGCTGATCGATGCCGACGGCAGGCGTTACCTGGACGGCATCAGTTCGTGGTGGACCAACCTGTTCGGCCACGCCAACCCGCGCCTCGCCGCCGCGCTGGCCGAGCAGGCGCACACGCTGGAGCACGTGATCTTCGCCGGCTTCACCCATGAACCGGCCATCAAGCTGGCCGAAGAGCTGGTGCGCATCACCCCGCCCGGACTCGACCGCGTGTTCTACGCCGACAACGGCTCGGCGGCGATCGAGGTGGCGCTGAAGATGAGCTTCCACTACTGGCTCAACCAGGGTCACGGCGAGAAGACCCGCTTCATCGCGCTGACCGGCAGCTACCACGGCGAGACGCTGGGCGCGCTGTCGGTGAGCGACGTGGCGCTGTATCGCAAGACCTATGCGCCGCTGCTGCTGACCCCGTTCCTGGCGCCGTCACCGGACGCGTACGAAGGCGAGCCCGGCGAGTCGGCCGAACAGACGGCCAAACGCCGCCTCGGCGAACTGCGCACGCTGCTGGAACGCCACGCGCACGAGACCTGCGCGGTGATCGTCGAACCGTTGGTGCAGTGTGCCGGCGGCATGCGCATGTACCACCCAAGCTACCTCGCCGGCCTGCGCGCGCTGTGCGACGAGTTCGCGGTGCACTTCATCGCCGACGAGATCGCGGTGGGCTTCGGCCGCACCGGCACGCTGTTCGCCTGCGAGCAAGCCGGCGTGACGCCGGATTTCATGTGCCTGTCGAAGGGGCTCACCGGCGGCACCCTGCCGCTGTCGGCGGTACTCACCCGCGAGCAGATCTACCAGGCGTTCTACGCCGAGTACAACGCCGGCAAGGCGTTCCTGCACTCGCACAGCTACACCGGCAATCCGCTGGCCTGCCGGGTGGCGCTGGAGACGCTGGCGATCTTCCGCGACGAGCCGGTACTGGAACGCAACCGCCAGTTGGCCGCCCACCTGGCCCGCCGGCTGGAACCGCTGCGCGCGCACCCACACGTCGCCGACGTGCGCCAGACCGGCATGATCGCGGCGGTCGAACTGGTCGCCGACAAGCCGAGCCGGCGGCCATATCCAGCGGCGGAACGGCGCGGCCTGCGCGTCTACCTGCATGGCCTGCAGCACGGCGTGCTGCTGCGTCCGCTGGGCAACGTGGTGTATTTCATGCCGCCCTACGTGGTCGACGCGTCGGACCTCGACCTGCTGGTCGACACCGCCATCGCCGGGATCGAGCGCGCCGTCGCGGACTGA
- a CDS encoding inositol monophosphatase family protein — MTPDIATTALAAAREAAAAAAEVIRHYWRRGVEVELKSDATPVTIADREAEQAIRRILQAALPQASIYGEEFGLDGERGGLLWLVDPLDGTKSFVRRTPFFSTQIALMDGDELVLGVSSAPVYGETMWASAGNGAWLDGERVRVADTTQMAQASLSTGNVRTLTGDARWDALGALIRDSNRIRGYGDFCHYHLLARGSLDLVIESDVNILDVAALAVIVREAGGVFTDLDGAPLTLDTRSVLAGTSAIHAQALQRLRR; from the coding sequence ATGACTCCGGATATCGCCACCACGGCCCTGGCGGCCGCACGCGAAGCCGCCGCGGCCGCGGCCGAGGTGATCAGGCACTACTGGCGACGCGGCGTCGAGGTGGAGCTGAAGTCCGACGCCACGCCGGTGACGATCGCTGATCGCGAGGCCGAGCAGGCGATCCGGCGGATCCTGCAGGCCGCGTTGCCGCAGGCCTCGATCTATGGCGAGGAGTTCGGCCTGGACGGCGAGCGCGGCGGCCTGCTGTGGCTGGTCGATCCGCTCGACGGCACCAAGAGCTTCGTGCGCCGCACGCCGTTCTTCTCCACCCAGATCGCGCTGATGGATGGCGACGAGCTGGTGCTCGGCGTGTCCAGCGCACCGGTCTACGGCGAGACGATGTGGGCCAGTGCGGGCAACGGTGCGTGGCTCGACGGCGAGCGCGTGCGCGTGGCAGACACGACGCAGATGGCGCAGGCCTCGCTCTCCACCGGCAACGTCAGGACGCTCACCGGCGACGCTCGCTGGGATGCGCTGGGCGCGCTGATCCGCGACAGCAACCGGATCCGCGGCTACGGCGATTTCTGCCACTACCACCTGCTGGCGCGCGGCAGCCTGGACCTGGTGATCGAGTCGGACGTGAACATCCTCGACGTCGCCGCGCTGGCGGTGATCGTGCGCGAGGCGGGCGGCGTGTTCACCGACCTGGATGGTGCGCCGCTGACGCTGGACACGCGCAGCGTGCTGGCCGGCACGTCGGCGATCCACGCGCAGGCCCTGCAGCGCCTGCGGCGTTGA